The Chroicocephalus ridibundus chromosome 8, bChrRid1.1, whole genome shotgun sequence genome includes the window TGACGCAGCGTCCCCATCCCAGCGGAAGCCTTGCGCGGCGCTGGGCAGACGGGCAGCTGTTCTGTCAGGAACTCGACGGTGAAATGCCCGCGCGAACGCCCGGCGGCGATCACAAGCCGTTCGCAGACGgcagcagccccgctccgccgcgccgCTCATCGCATCgaccccgccgggcccgggccgAGCCCAGCAGGGGGATCGCCGCGTCCGCCCCGCAGTAACGGAGCCTCGGCGGCACCCGCCCCCGACCGGACGCACGGCGCCGGTCCCGGCGCCAGCCCGCCCCACGTCCAGGCCGCCCGGTCCCCGCGGAGTAACGGCCCGGCGCGCCGCCTCACCACACCAGCCGGACCAGGAGCTCGAAGGCCCCCGGGAGGACGAAGTCGTCGCTGCCGATGGCCCAGCGTCTGCCGAACACCACCAGCCCCGGCATCCTGCGGCCCGCTCCCTCAGGGGCGCCGGGCTCGGCCCCTCGCCCGCGGCCGCCGTCGTCCCGCCGCCGCAGGCCACACCGCCCCCGGGGGCAGGCCGCGCGTCACCGAGCGCCACGTCATGACGCACCGCGCGTTGGGCCttcccgccgcggcggggccttTCAGCCAGGCGCATGCGCGGGGCCGCCCGACGCGCGCACGGGCGCTGCGCAGCGTGCTCCTTAAAGGGGCAGCGCACCAAACCCGGGACCGCGCTCTGAGCCAAGCAGAACTACGTCACCATGGCGTCATCGGGCGATAACGCCTTAAACAGACCGCATTTCAACAGGGCAAAGCGACACTCCCGACTGCGCCTTTTCACGCGGTCCCAGGCGCATGGAATCAAACACTCAACATCTTCACCATTTCATAAAGTGTTTATTGAGGATGGTAACACAGGATAAATCATGCAACAGCTCAGTAAAAAAAGGGAATCATTTAAAGGATAAAGAATGGTAACTGGTGCTGCTGATTTTGaaaagtttgtaaaaaaaaaaatattaattgtccAAAAGTGACATTGAAAACCACCTGAAGCTGAACATGGAAGTTGCTTAtaaagcattaattaaaaagaaaatgtagttacTGTTTAAAATGGTCACCTGCAGATGTCTGCAATCAACGGTGCGAGCCCCCGGTGTCTGCGGCTGCGCTGCCGCGTGCTCCCGGCACCGGAGTGGTCCCAGGCAGGTGGCACGGCAGGAACGGCACCGGCCTCCCCAGCCACCGGCCCCGCCAGAAGGGGAACAACCTCGAGAGGCGACGGCTCCCCTTCTGGCACCAACGTCTGTTTGAAACGGGAACCCCATGTCAGCAGATGGCACAAAGACTGGGCACCAGCACACATCACATCAAACATCGGTGGTTTCAGATTCAGAGTTGACATATATtcaccttttggaaaaaaataaatacagtggaATGAAAATTGAATCAAAGGGAAAGAACAGATGACTACCATCCATCAAGGATGCACAAATctgtgcactgaaaaaaaaaaaaagaaaaaaaaaatcagtcatttcaaagaaattcttgaaaattaaaaaaaaagtttgcacttGTTCCTGGTCATAAACAATCTCACAAAAATCTCACTTTTGGAACTATTCCAATTGAAACCATACACTGAATTTATTAATACAGTATAAGTTTCTTTATGTAAAAAATCTTTATACATAGtaataaaaaagataaaggcAAGATGCATCAAACAGAAATCTGCTGGTTGTTTTTCCTCCGTTCTTACAGAGCCGCTGATGACTACCTGCACTATAAAGAGCTGTGTTTCTGACTTTCTGTCTCAAGCATCTTCGCCTTTGCTTGTGATAAGGATTGTTCTGTCCAAGCATCCCAAAGGACAGATGCTGGTGATGGTTTTTTGGCACTTACGCTGGCAAACTGAGCTTCTTTCCCTTGAGTACTGTAAGGAAAAGTGGGAAAGGAAACAGTTAGCAGAACAGACGTGACCTACGAGAAGCACATGCTGTTATAACTTCAAAGGGACCAAAACCTGTCACAGAGAGTCACTGGGTGCTCTGCAGACAGTCCTTCCAAGCCTGCCTCTCTCTCCAATACATACTGGTAAAACTATGATGAATTAACAACTATTCCAACCCTGCCCTCTCGTGGCACCCTGGAATTCTCACTTTTCATCCTCAGGAAATACTAGCCTATGACCCTGGTTTCTTAAGAGTTAATACTAGAACAACACACCCCCATATAGCTTTGTAGTGATATGATGGAAGCTGGAATGTGAACAAGGGCAGTATTACTAATGCACCAAGCAGAAATAACTGCTTCTACGCTTAGCATAAACAGAAACATCCAAAATCCTTTGGACTCTTAAGGTATTTAAATCACTGAGAAAGGTGTCTGTAAGCATGGAATCTGCACAAAACAGTGTATGTTGTCAGGAGAAGCACGAGGATCATGCTTAGTTATGGAAGATAACAGCAACACGTATTTAGCcatacttattttaaatttatcaATTAAGTTCATCAGACCATTTACACATTTATATTCTACCCATAATCAGAACAATCCTCAGAAACGCCCCACACTAGCAGAAAGTCTACTTGATAAATCTATCAAGGAGATTTCAGCAATAATTTGCACGCAGCATTTACAACCTAGTAATGTCGATACAGCAGATGCCTACGAACGTGTTAACTGCTACATTCCAGAACCTGAAGCTGAAAGTTATTGCACTGCTTACCTTTTGTAACATACAAATAGAAGAAGTCACAGTAAAGAACGGTCTGGACCACACCAGCAACAACGGCTATGAGGTCGAAAAATCCCTCAAAATAGTAGCGCCAAATCCAGTTGACTAAGTACAAGGCACGGTACAGACCCAAGAAGAAAAGATAGTGAGTAGTGATGGTCTCTGCTTCCCCAGTTTTGCTGATCATAAAAAGTTGAGGGAGAATAGCAACCGACTCGAGATAGATGGAGAAGGTCCACagtatctgaaaggaaaaaaaccccacaaatataTTCAACTGTCTTACTGATAAGAAGCGAAGAGGATATTTGACTTGGCTTGACTTTTCACTTTCTAACAATGTTATGAATAAGTACAGTATTTTGGCAAACCATTCTTGGTACAGTACAAACTAAGTGAAAGCTTCATAATCAACCACGGGACGGTAGGAGGGAACAACTCTCTTGGCAGACAACAGACTCTCCACACCAGCTGTCCAGTGAGCTGGCAGGCGTAGGTTTTTTCATGAGGAAACTTATGCGCATCCATCAATTCAGGATTCACAGTACCACGACATGCAGTTTACAGAGCTGGTGCTGTGAAAAGCTGCAGGGAAGATGGAAGTCCTTCTTCCCGCCACGTTCTTCCAACTTTTTAAATCTATTGGTTTTAAAGAATGAGTTAAtacagaacaaaatttaaaataatgtctcAAAGTGTTGGAGCTAAAACTCCTTTAGtctctaataaaataatttaatgccaataaatataaaaatgcagttCAATCCACTTCAGATAAGCATCTAAAGCTATTCATTATTTCATGGGGAAATACAGAGTTTGAACtctataattacatttttaatataattttcctgtTAGGAAAACACATAGCTGCATTTCAAATACAATGCAATTCTTTCTAATACTCTAGACCATTTGCTATTCTACAAAATTTAAGAAGTAGTataattccttttgttttcaacagGTGGCACCAACTATTCACAAACCGCATTCTGGGGCATTTCTTTAACAAAGATAACATAAGGAAGGATACTTCTGAATTAATATAACCATCAGAGTATACTGGGGAAAAAGATAAAGCCTTCCCATTTCTAAAATAACCAGTGTTGATGCTAATGCTAGTCTCCTAAGTGCCttaaattttcacagaaatcCACACTGTAAAGATGCATTAAGCCGGAACCTACTAGACACAGGCATCTTTCAAGCGTTCCTCAATCAGCCTAAAAATGCTCATCTTCATGTTCTAaataattttagagaaaaaagtATAACCTCCTGCCCATCCTCAACTCACCTCCAGAGGAGAGAAGTCATGATTGACAAGAAACGAGAGTCCGCCAACAGGAACTATCAGAAACTCCACTCTGAACGTATCATGGTTTCCATCATAGGTGGCCTTAAATTTCATGTAGATCAGATACACAGTGGCATACGAGCAAGCAATGTAGATAAGCtaaagagcaaggaaagaagaaacaaaaaacagaacaacGCACAGAGGTTGCAGGATTAGACCAAAGTCGCTGAACAAGGATATTCCCAGGCACTAAGTGCtgtcttttttggttgtttgtatTGTTTGTTTACCTGCGTTTGCAGTTCCAGGCTATGTGGTGGTATTTAACTTTTCTCAGCAGAGTAATAACTCAAAACCAATGACTCTGGGCTCTAGTGGCTTTGCT containing:
- the KDELR2 gene encoding ER lumen protein-retaining receptor 2 — its product is MNIFRLTGDLSHLAAIIILLLKIWKSRSCAGISGKSQLLFALVFTTRYLDLFTSFISLYNTSMKLIYIACSYATVYLIYMKFKATYDGNHDTFRVEFLIVPVGGLSFLVNHDFSPLEILWTFSIYLESVAILPQLFMISKTGEAETITTHYLFFLGLYRALYLVNWIWRYYFEGFFDLIAVVAGVVQTVLYCDFFYLYVTKVLKGKKLSLPA